In the genome of Streptomyces collinus, one region contains:
- a CDS encoding ATP-binding protein: MVIPLMKQAADEPGTDEQAALRCGAVWADGAACAVEARRALQALLAYVPCTGRTAVPAPLAIDAELVVSELVTNAIRHAPGPCGMIIRFSDDGLAITVWDTSAEQPVVRERDGQRFGGHGMHVVHTVSADVAVAPLGTGKQVTAYLRTAPDVAPDVDTAAEIDANPAA; the protein is encoded by the coding sequence ATGGTCATCCCGCTTATGAAGCAGGCGGCAGATGAGCCGGGCACGGACGAGCAGGCCGCCCTGCGCTGCGGCGCGGTCTGGGCCGACGGCGCGGCTTGCGCCGTCGAGGCGCGCCGGGCGCTGCAGGCGCTTCTGGCGTACGTACCGTGTACCGGCCGCACGGCCGTACCGGCGCCGCTGGCGATCGACGCCGAACTGGTCGTCAGCGAACTCGTCACCAACGCGATCCGGCACGCACCCGGCCCCTGCGGGATGATCATTCGGTTCTCCGACGACGGGCTGGCCATCACCGTGTGGGACACCTCCGCCGAGCAGCCGGTGGTCAGGGAACGCGACGGTCAGCGCTTCGGCGGCCACGGCATGCATGTGGTGCACACGGTCAGCGCGGACGTCGCCGTCGCGCCCCTGGGCACCGGCAAGCAGGTCACCGCCTACCTGCGCACGGCACCGGACGTCGCCCCCGACGTCGATACCGCCGCGGAGATCGACGCCAACCCGGCCGCCTGA